From Polaribacter butkevichii, a single genomic window includes:
- a CDS encoding peptidylprolyl isomerase, which produces MNNGIYAKFTTPKGEILVQLEHEKTPGTVGNFVALTEGNLENAVKEQGTPYYDGLKFHRVIPEFMIQGGCPQGTGTGNPGYKFDDEFHPELKHDAPGKLAMANSGPATNGSQFYITHVPTPWLDGKHTVFGYVIEGQDVVDAIAQGDELTSVEIIRVGADAEAFNAVEAFRVFEGSREKREAEEKAKQKALLDTVAAGYDETASGLRYQILQKGTGKKATKGAGVSVHYKGQLLDGTVFDSSYKRKEPIDFNVGVGQVISGWDEGIQLLQVGDKARFVIPSNLAYGAAGAGGVIPPDATLIFDVELMDVK; this is translated from the coding sequence ATGAACAACGGAATCTATGCAAAATTCACCACTCCAAAAGGTGAAATTTTAGTACAATTAGAACATGAAAAAACTCCTGGAACTGTAGGTAATTTTGTTGCTTTAACAGAAGGTAATTTAGAAAATGCAGTAAAAGAGCAAGGAACTCCTTATTATGATGGATTAAAATTCCACAGAGTAATTCCAGAATTTATGATTCAAGGTGGTTGCCCACAAGGTACTGGTACAGGTAACCCAGGATATAAATTTGATGATGAATTTCATCCAGAATTAAAACATGATGCACCAGGAAAATTAGCAATGGCTAATTCGGGTCCTGCAACCAACGGAAGTCAATTTTATATTACCCACGTTCCTACTCCATGGTTAGACGGTAAACACACTGTTTTTGGTTATGTAATAGAAGGGCAAGATGTTGTTGATGCAATTGCACAAGGAGATGAATTAACTTCTGTAGAAATTATTAGAGTTGGTGCAGATGCAGAGGCTTTTAATGCTGTAGAAGCTTTTAGAGTTTTTGAAGGATCTAGAGAAAAACGTGAAGCTGAAGAAAAAGCAAAACAAAAAGCATTATTAGATACTGTTGCTGCTGGTTATGACGAAACTGCAAGTGGTTTACGTTACCAAATTTTACAAAAAGGAACAGGAAAAAAAGCTACAAAAGGAGCTGGAGTTTCTGTACACTACAAAGGTCAATTATTAGACGGTACTGTTTTTGATTCTTCTTACAAAAGAAAAGAACCAATTGACTTTAATGTTGGTGTTGGTCAGGTTATTTCTGGTTGGGATGAAGGAATTCAGTTATTACAAGTAGGAGATAAAGCTCGTTTTGTAATTCCATCTAATTTGGCGTATGGTGCTGCAGGTGCAGGAGGCGTAATTCCACCAGATGCAACACTTATTTTTGATGTAGAATTAATGGATGTTAAATAA
- a CDS encoding MATE family efflux transporter, producing MNISQYTSEFKYNWKLAAPVMLGMLGHTFVSFVDNIMVGQLGTAELAAVSLGNSFMFIAMSIGIGFSTAITPLIAEADSSNNLQQARATYKSGLFLCTTLGIALFLGIYFSKPLMYLMKQPKEVVELAIPYLDLVAFSLIPLVVFQAIKQFSDGMSMTKYPMYATLIANIVNTFLNYVLIFGKFGFPEMGIVGAAYGTLVSRLIMVVYLWLLLRYKERSAKIVRNIKFFVLDIFTIKKIINLGSLSAMQMFFEVAIFTSAVWLSGLLGKNPQAANQIALNLSSMTFMVATGLSVAAMIRVGNQKGLQNYKELRRIAFSIFLLGVLLATFFALLFFVFHESLPYIYVDLSDATNYMDNMEVVSIASSLLLAAAFFQISDSIQVVFLGALRGLQDVRVPTILTFISYWVVGFPISYFLGSEEMYGSFGIWLGLLAGLTTASILLFIRFNSLTLKLIREKE from the coding sequence TTGAATATTTCTCAATACACATCAGAATTCAAATACAATTGGAAACTTGCTGCACCTGTAATGTTAGGAATGTTAGGACATACATTTGTGAGTTTTGTAGACAATATTATGGTTGGGCAATTAGGTACTGCAGAATTAGCTGCAGTTTCTTTGGGTAACAGTTTTATGTTTATTGCCATGTCTATTGGTATTGGTTTTTCTACAGCTATTACGCCTTTAATAGCAGAAGCAGATTCTTCTAATAATTTACAACAAGCAAGAGCTACTTATAAAAGTGGTTTGTTTTTATGTACAACATTAGGGATTGCATTGTTTTTAGGAATTTACTTTTCTAAACCTCTTATGTATTTAATGAAACAACCAAAAGAGGTAGTAGAATTGGCTATTCCATATTTAGATTTGGTAGCGTTTTCTTTGATTCCTTTGGTTGTTTTTCAGGCTATTAAACAATTTAGTGATGGTATGTCTATGACTAAATATCCTATGTATGCTACTTTAATAGCTAATATTGTTAATACCTTTTTAAACTATGTATTAATTTTTGGGAAATTTGGTTTTCCAGAAATGGGAATTGTAGGTGCCGCCTATGGTACGCTAGTTTCTAGGCTTATTATGGTTGTTTACTTATGGTTGTTGTTGCGTTATAAAGAACGATCTGCAAAAATTGTAAGAAATATAAAATTCTTTGTTTTAGATATTTTTACAATCAAAAAAATTATCAATTTAGGTTCTTTAAGTGCCATGCAAATGTTTTTTGAAGTAGCCATTTTTACATCTGCAGTTTGGTTAAGTGGTTTGTTGGGCAAAAACCCACAAGCGGCAAATCAAATAGCATTAAATTTATCTTCTATGACATTTATGGTTGCAACCGGGTTAAGTGTTGCTGCTATGATTAGAGTAGGGAATCAGAAAGGATTGCAGAATTATAAAGAATTGCGTAGAATTGCTTTTTCAATCTTTTTGTTAGGTGTGTTATTAGCAACGTTTTTTGCACTACTTTTCTTTGTTTTTCATGAAAGTTTACCATATATATATGTTGATTTAAGTGATGCTACTAATTATATGGATAATATGGAAGTAGTTTCTATTGCTTCAAGCTTATTATTAGCGGCAGCTTTTTTTCAAATTTCAGATAGCATACAAGTTGTTTTTTTAGGAGCTTTGCGTGGTTTACAAGACGTAAGAGTACCCACTATTCTTACCTTTATTTCTTATTGGGTGGTAGGTTTTCCTATTTCTTATTTTTTAGGAAGTGAAGAAATGTATGGTAGTTTTGGTATTTGGTTGGGCTTGCTAGCAGGTTTAACAACGGCTTCTATTTTATTATTTATTAGATTTAATTCGTTAACTTTAAAGTTAATAAGAGAAAAGGAATAA
- the tpx gene encoding thiol peroxidase gives MANITLKGNAINTIGNLPKVGTKASEFKLTAVDLSQKSLSDFSGKKVILNIFPSVDTGTCATSVREFNKKAADLENTVVLCISKDLPFAQARFCGAEGIDNVVMLSDFADGNFGKSYQLEIADGPLAHLHSRAIVILDENANVVYTEQVSEIVNEPNYTAALNAI, from the coding sequence ATGGCAAATATCACATTAAAAGGAAACGCAATAAACACAATAGGTAATTTACCAAAAGTAGGAACTAAAGCTTCTGAATTTAAGTTAACTGCAGTAGATTTATCTCAAAAAAGTTTATCAGATTTCTCTGGTAAAAAAGTAATTTTAAATATTTTTCCAAGTGTAGACACAGGTACTTGTGCTACTTCTGTTAGAGAATTTAACAAAAAAGCAGCCGATTTAGAAAACACTGTTGTTTTATGTATTTCTAAAGACTTACCATTTGCACAAGCTCGTTTTTGTGGTGCAGAAGGAATTGATAATGTAGTAATGTTGTCTGATTTTGCAGACGGAAACTTTGGTAAATCATACCAATTAGAAATTGCAGATGGTCCCTTAGCTCATTTACATTCTAGAGCAATTGTTATTCTTGACGAAAATGCAAACGTAGTTTACACAGAACAAGTTTCTGAAATTGTTAACGAACCTAATTATACAGCTGCTTTAAACGCAATTTAG
- a CDS encoding diacylglycerol kinase family protein: MKNPNDSFLRGRLRSFKFALRGMWLLMTTEDSIKAQLFIAVLATILGFYFKISNVEWMFQFIVIGLVLVAEALNTAIEKVADFVHPDYHEKIGFIKDIAAGAPSFAAFTSLIVAGFIYLPKIALLF, from the coding sequence ATGAAGAATCCTAATGATAGCTTTTTAAGAGGAAGACTTCGTAGTTTTAAGTTTGCATTGAGAGGAATGTGGCTTTTAATGACTACAGAAGATAGCATTAAAGCGCAACTTTTTATTGCTGTGCTTGCTACTATTTTAGGTTTTTATTTTAAGATATCTAATGTAGAATGGATGTTTCAGTTTATAGTAATTGGGCTCGTTTTAGTAGCCGAAGCTTTAAACACAGCTATAGAAAAAGTAGCAGATTTTGTACATCCAGATTATCATGAAAAAATAGGTTTTATAAAAGATATAGCTGCAGGCGCACCAAGTTTTGCAGCTTTTACTTCATTAATTGTTGCGGGCTTTATATACCTTCCTAAAATAGCCTTATTATTTTAG
- a CDS encoding FtsK/SpoIIIE family DNA translocase, protein MAKRKTSTKTPLNSSENKPNIFAFFKSRQAQTILGTFLILFSAFLCIAFISFFFNWQEDQSALTELANKTVRSKNLLGKIGASLSNFFIYKGFGIAAFIIAFQIFLTGSYILVKKKLAAIIISWNWGLIAMLWISISLGFVHDNYAILSGIVGFEINEYLHAFIGNTGLVILLTFLLITYLVVRYKVTFDKHIENLKIKREERKAQALIENETLTEEKIIEKTPVKASEETATISLKTDKKEKSDVELSLENLQPTISKHSEVTTKKEEITLNVEKKSGPVLKTEVAKEEEKGIEEGTEMDVEIDVAIGRDEEHSTENLANQLVKDFGEFDPTLELGNFKFPTFNLLKQYNESISIDPEELEANKDRIVETLKNYKIGIAEIKATVGPTITLYEIVPEAGIRISKIKNLEDDIALSLSALGIRIIAPIPGKGTIGIEVPNKKSTIVSMHSVISSKKFQESTMELPIALGKTISNETFVVDLAKMPHLLMAGATGQGKSVGLNAVLTSLLYKKHPAEVKFILVDPKKVELTLFNKIERHYLAKLPDVEDAIITDTTKVVHTLNSLCIEMDNRYDLLKAAMVRNIKEYNVKFKQRKLNPNDGHQFLPYIVLVIDEFADLIMTAGKEVETPIARLAQLARAIGIHLIVATQRPSVNVITGIIKANFPARIAFRVTSKIDSRTILDAGGADQLIGRGDLLYTAGNEIKRIQCAFVDTPEVEKITDFIGSQKAYAEAYQLPEYVDDESGTSLDIDISDRDKLFKDAAEIIVTAQQGSASLLQRKLKLGYNRAGRLIDQLEAAGIVGGFEGSKARQVLVPDFIALEQLLENEKNQ, encoded by the coding sequence ATGGCTAAAAGGAAAACAAGCACAAAAACACCCTTAAATTCTTCGGAAAATAAACCGAATATTTTTGCCTTTTTTAAATCTAGACAGGCACAAACAATTTTAGGTACCTTCTTAATTTTATTTTCAGCCTTTCTTTGTATTGCTTTTATTTCTTTTTTCTTTAATTGGCAAGAAGATCAAAGTGCACTTACAGAATTGGCTAATAAAACGGTTAGAAGTAAAAATTTATTAGGTAAAATCGGCGCCAGTTTAAGTAACTTTTTTATTTACAAAGGTTTTGGTATTGCCGCTTTTATAATTGCTTTTCAAATATTTTTAACAGGCTCTTACATTCTTGTTAAAAAGAAATTAGCTGCTATAATTATTTCTTGGAACTGGGGTCTTATTGCCATGTTATGGATTTCTATTTCTTTGGGTTTTGTACATGATAATTATGCGATTCTATCTGGTATTGTTGGTTTTGAAATCAATGAGTATTTACATGCTTTTATTGGTAATACAGGTTTAGTAATACTATTAACATTTTTATTGATTACCTATTTAGTGGTACGCTACAAAGTAACTTTTGATAAGCATATAGAAAATTTAAAAATAAAAAGAGAAGAAAGAAAAGCGCAAGCACTTATAGAAAATGAAACTTTAACAGAAGAAAAAATTATAGAAAAAACACCTGTTAAAGCATCAGAAGAAACAGCAACGATCTCTTTAAAAACAGATAAAAAAGAAAAATCTGATGTTGAGCTTTCATTAGAAAATTTACAGCCAACTATTTCTAAACATTCTGAGGTAACTACAAAAAAAGAAGAAATTACTTTAAATGTAGAAAAAAAATCAGGTCCTGTATTAAAAACAGAAGTTGCCAAAGAAGAAGAAAAGGGAATTGAAGAAGGTACAGAAATGGATGTTGAAATTGATGTAGCTATTGGTAGAGATGAAGAACACTCTACAGAAAATTTAGCCAATCAATTGGTAAAAGATTTCGGTGAATTTGATCCTACTCTAGAGTTAGGCAACTTTAAATTTCCAACTTTTAATCTTTTAAAACAATATAACGAATCTATTTCTATTGATCCGGAAGAGCTAGAAGCTAACAAAGATAGAATTGTAGAAACCTTAAAAAACTACAAAATTGGTATTGCAGAAATAAAAGCAACTGTAGGACCAACAATTACATTGTACGAGATTGTACCAGAAGCCGGAATTAGAATTTCTAAAATTAAAAATTTAGAAGATGATATTGCGCTTTCTTTATCTGCTTTAGGTATTAGAATTATTGCTCCTATTCCAGGTAAAGGAACAATTGGTATAGAAGTACCTAACAAAAAATCGACCATAGTTTCTATGCATTCTGTTATTTCATCAAAGAAATTTCAAGAATCTACTATGGAGTTGCCAATTGCTTTAGGTAAAACAATTTCTAATGAAACCTTTGTGGTTGATTTAGCAAAAATGCCTCACTTATTAATGGCAGGTGCCACAGGGCAAGGAAAATCGGTTGGTTTAAATGCAGTTTTAACATCACTTTTATATAAAAAACATCCTGCAGAAGTAAAGTTTATTTTAGTCGATCCAAAGAAAGTAGAGTTAACTTTATTCAATAAAATAGAACGTCATTACTTAGCAAAACTGCCCGATGTAGAAGATGCTATTATTACAGATACCACCAAAGTTGTACACACTTTAAATTCTTTGTGTATAGAAATGGATAACCGTTACGATTTGCTAAAGGCGGCAATGGTACGTAATATTAAAGAATACAATGTTAAATTTAAGCAGCGTAAATTAAATCCTAATGATGGACATCAATTTTTACCATATATTGTTTTGGTTATTGATGAATTTGCCGATTTAATTATGACCGCTGGTAAAGAAGTAGAAACGCCAATTGCAAGATTAGCGCAACTTGCAAGAGCCATTGGTATTCATTTAATTGTAGCAACACAAAGACCTTCTGTAAACGTAATTACAGGTATTATTAAAGCAAATTTCCCTGCAAGAATTGCTTTTAGAGTTACCTCTAAAATAGATTCTAGAACCATATTAGATGCAGGTGGTGCAGACCAATTAATTGGACGTGGAGATTTATTATATACTGCAGGAAACGAAATTAAAAGAATTCAATGTGCCTTTGTAGACACACCTGAAGTCGAAAAAATTACCGATTTTATTGGGTCACAAAAAGCCTATGCAGAAGCATACCAATTACCAGAATATGTAGATGATGAAAGTGGCACGAGTCTTGATATAGATATCTCCGATAGAGATAAGCTCTTTAAAGATGCTGCAGAAATTATTGTTACAGCACAACAAGGATCTGCTTCTTTATTGCAAAGAAAATTAAAATTAGGATATAATAGAGCAGGTAGATTGATAGACCAATTAGAAGCTGCTGGTATTGTTGGTGGTTTTGAAGGAAGTAAAGCCAGACAAGTTTTAGTACCCGATTTTATAGCCTTAGAACAATTATTAGAAAACGAAAAAAATCAATAG
- a CDS encoding LolA family protein: protein MKKIGILFLSLFLTTITFSQNADQAKSLLDEVSSKMGAYKNMSISFSQTLSNEDAGIMEGDEPPIRGQITLQGEKYSLNYLGNRFIFDGKKLYVINNDEKEVTITEGDMGGDDGFIYPSKLLTFYKEGYNFEMGELKNLNGRKIQLITLSPIDSASDIVKVELAIDAKTKHIYKLIQTGSNGSKTTFTITEFKSNQTLSSSFFSFDEEKYKKLHFSID, encoded by the coding sequence ATGAAAAAAATAGGAATCTTATTTTTAAGTTTATTTTTAACAACCATTACTTTTTCTCAAAATGCAGACCAAGCAAAATCTCTTTTAGACGAAGTTTCTTCCAAAATGGGAGCTTATAAAAATATGTCTATAAGTTTTAGCCAAACCTTAAGTAATGAAGATGCAGGTATTATGGAAGGTGATGAACCACCAATTAGAGGACAAATTACACTCCAAGGAGAAAAATACAGCCTTAATTACTTAGGAAATAGATTTATTTTTGATGGAAAAAAACTATACGTAATTAACAATGATGAAAAAGAAGTCACCATTACAGAAGGTGATATGGGGGGAGATGATGGTTTTATATACCCTTCTAAATTATTAACTTTTTACAAAGAAGGTTACAATTTTGAAATGGGAGAATTAAAAAATTTAAACGGCAGAAAAATTCAATTAATTACCTTAAGCCCAATAGATAGTGCTTCTGACATAGTAAAAGTAGAGTTGGCTATAGATGCTAAAACAAAGCATATTTACAAGCTAATTCAAACAGGTTCTAATGGTTCTAAAACTACATTTACAATTACAGAATTTAAAAGTAATCAAACTTTATCTAGCAGTTTTTTCTCTTTTGATGAAGAAAAATACAAAAAGCTACATTTTTCAATAGATTAA
- a CDS encoding LptF/LptG family permease: MKILDKYILKTFLVPFVATFLIVLFVLVMQVLWQTFENIAGKGISLPFILKFLYYSTLIITPQALPIGVLLSSIMALGNLGENYEFAAAKSAGISLQRLVRPLVFLTIILSGINFLFLNNIYPYAVLKQKNLYLNIKKKKPALALVPGSFNSDIPGFQIKFDEKYGEDENLLRKVLIYDLSEGKGNQKVITAERGKIISEEGSRYMTFVLYDGFYYQEHVKSARTNLQIKKMAASNATFKEYEFNIDISSVTGEGDLDKTNHTKNFMMLSLNQLGDTIPDLKASYDETLLLKSKNLYATTVAKDLYKYPDSLKTENIDIDILENFDLQAKINILNSASTKAGRALSSIKNNMSSIKYKRKNLNFFDTEYYNRIAFSLSCLILFFIGAPLGSIIRKGGFGLPMILAIAIYVTYFFSNTFGKNLAEESSISSFLGSWIAAFIMVPIAILLTRRATKDKGIFNVDAITQPIINFFKKIFSKKEA, from the coding sequence ATGAAAATTTTAGATAAATACATCCTAAAAACATTTTTAGTACCTTTTGTAGCTACATTTCTAATTGTGCTTTTTGTTTTGGTGATGCAAGTTTTATGGCAAACCTTCGAAAACATAGCTGGTAAAGGTATTAGCTTGCCTTTTATTTTAAAATTTCTATATTACTCTACCTTAATTATTACACCGCAAGCATTGCCAATTGGCGTACTTTTATCTTCTATCATGGCCTTAGGTAATTTAGGAGAAAACTACGAGTTTGCAGCTGCAAAATCTGCAGGTATTTCTTTACAGAGATTAGTAAGACCATTGGTTTTCTTAACCATAATTCTTAGTGGTATAAACTTTTTATTTTTAAACAACATTTATCCTTATGCTGTACTAAAGCAAAAGAATTTATATTTAAATATTAAAAAGAAAAAACCTGCACTAGCATTGGTTCCGGGAAGTTTTAATAGTGATATTCCAGGATTTCAAATTAAGTTTGATGAGAAATATGGTGAAGATGAAAACTTACTTAGAAAAGTATTAATCTACGATTTATCAGAAGGTAAAGGAAACCAAAAAGTTATTACAGCAGAAAGAGGTAAAATTATCTCTGAAGAAGGAAGTAGATACATGACCTTTGTTTTGTACGATGGTTTTTATTATCAAGAGCATGTAAAATCTGCAAGAACAAATCTGCAAATAAAAAAAATGGCAGCATCTAATGCTACCTTTAAAGAATATGAATTTAACATTGATATTTCATCTGTAACAGGAGAAGGCGACTTAGATAAAACAAATCATACCAAGAACTTTATGATGCTTAGTTTAAATCAACTAGGAGACACAATTCCAGATTTAAAAGCTAGTTATGATGAAACATTATTATTAAAATCTAAAAACTTATACGCAACAACTGTTGCTAAAGATTTATACAAATATCCAGATTCCTTAAAAACCGAAAACATTGATATTGATATCTTAGAAAATTTTGATTTACAGGCTAAAATTAATATACTAAACTCAGCTTCTACAAAAGCAGGTAGAGCTTTAAGCTCTATCAAAAACAACATGAGTTCTATTAAATACAAAAGAAAAAACCTAAATTTCTTTGATACAGAATACTATAATAGAATTGCATTTTCACTTTCTTGTCTAATTTTATTTTTTATAGGCGCACCTTTAGGTTCTATTATTAGAAAGGGAGGATTTGGTTTACCCATGATTCTTGCAATAGCCATTTACGTAACCTATTTCTTTAGTAATACTTTTGGTAAAAATTTAGCAGAAGAAAGTTCTATTTCATCATTTTTAGGCTCTTGGATAGCAGCTTTTATTATGGTTCCAATAGCCATCCTATTAACAAGAAGAGCTACAAAAGACAAAGGAATTTTTAATGTAGATGCTATTACGCAACCTATTATTAATTTCTTTAAAAAGATATTTTCAAAAAAAGAAGCATAA
- the ribB gene encoding 3,4-dihydroxy-2-butanone-4-phosphate synthase: MTVQNIKTTTQLNSISEAIEDIRNGKIIIVVDDENRENEGDFLAAAEKVTPEMINFMATHGRGLICAPLTETRCKELDLHVMVNNNTDPMETAFTVSVDLRGKGVTTGISAGDRALTIKALVDKDTKPFDLARPGHIFPLIAKEGGVLRRTGHTEAAIDFARLAGLQPAGVIVEIMNEDGTMARLPQLLEVAKKLDIKIVSIEDLIAYRMEHDSLIEIKEDFEIKTRFGEFRLRAYQQTTNNQVHISLTKGSWSKDEPILTRVNSTLVNNDILGTLTNDADKKLDKMFQVINEEGKGAIIFVNQQNQSQNLLSRLAGLKVNQVNGEMKAPDIKMDNKDFGIGAQILHDLNIRKLKLITNTQQTKRVGIIGYGLEIVDYVGY, translated from the coding sequence ATGACAGTTCAAAATATTAAAACAACTACGCAATTAAACTCAATTTCTGAAGCAATTGAAGATATTAGAAATGGTAAGATAATCATTGTTGTAGATGATGAAAATAGAGAAAACGAAGGTGATTTTTTAGCTGCAGCAGAAAAAGTAACCCCAGAAATGATTAACTTTATGGCTACTCATGGTAGAGGGTTAATATGTGCTCCTTTAACAGAAACTCGTTGTAAAGAACTAGACTTACATGTTATGGTTAACAACAACACAGACCCTATGGAAACAGCTTTTACAGTTTCTGTAGATTTACGTGGTAAAGGTGTTACAACTGGTATTTCTGCAGGAGATAGAGCTTTAACAATAAAAGCTTTGGTAGATAAGGATACAAAACCTTTCGATTTAGCAAGACCTGGTCATATTTTTCCTTTAATAGCAAAAGAAGGCGGTGTTTTAAGAAGAACGGGGCATACAGAAGCTGCTATAGATTTTGCTCGTTTAGCGGGTTTGCAACCAGCAGGTGTTATTGTAGAAATTATGAATGAGGATGGTACTATGGCGCGCTTACCTCAACTTTTAGAAGTAGCAAAAAAATTAGACATTAAGATTGTTTCTATAGAAGATTTAATTGCTTATAGAATGGAACATGATTCTTTAATTGAAATTAAAGAAGATTTTGAAATAAAAACTAGATTTGGCGAATTTAGATTAAGAGCTTACCAGCAAACAACAAATAATCAAGTACATATTTCTCTTACAAAAGGATCTTGGTCTAAAGACGAACCTATACTTACAAGAGTAAATTCTACTTTAGTAAATAATGATATTTTAGGAACCTTAACAAATGATGCTGACAAGAAACTAGACAAAATGTTTCAGGTAATTAATGAAGAAGGAAAAGGTGCTATTATTTTTGTAAATCAACAAAATCAATCTCAAAACTTATTAAGTAGGTTGGCTGGTTTAAAAGTAAATCAGGTAAATGGAGAAATGAAAGCACCAGATATTAAAATGGACAATAAAGATTTTGGAATTGGAGCTCAAATTTTACACGATTTAAACATTCGAAAATTAAAACTAATTACCAATACACAACAAACAAAACGTGTAGGTATTATTGGTTATGGTTTAGAAATTGTAGATTACGTAGGCTACTAA
- a CDS encoding TetR/AcrR family transcriptional regulator, translating into MLQKQKSEFTKQLILNESFKLFYKDGFKTTSVDKIMLKTKLTKGAFYYHYKNKRELGLDVIKLKLQKRVYEGMISPLFTNGNAIEILKSTFLDRIKSFPIEEKQQGCPMNNLINEIGNSDKIYQLALKSIIEDWKSAIVQLIEKGKEQKTIKNAISSEATAVYLISAFEGIRGIRKLYDNDKIVEEYILGLSLYINQIKA; encoded by the coding sequence ATGTTACAAAAGCAAAAATCTGAATTTACCAAGCAATTAATTCTTAATGAGTCTTTTAAACTATTCTATAAAGATGGTTTTAAAACAACCAGTGTAGATAAAATAATGCTAAAGACAAAGCTTACAAAAGGTGCTTTTTATTACCATTATAAAAACAAAAGAGAATTAGGTTTAGATGTAATTAAGTTAAAACTACAAAAAAGAGTTTATGAAGGTATGATTTCTCCTCTTTTTACCAATGGTAATGCAATAGAGATTCTAAAATCTACTTTTTTAGATAGAATTAAATCTTTTCCGATAGAAGAAAAACAACAAGGTTGCCCAATGAATAATTTAATCAATGAAATTGGAAACTCAGACAAAATTTATCAATTGGCACTAAAAAGTATTATTGAAGATTGGAAATCTGCAATAGTTCAGTTAATTGAAAAAGGAAAAGAACAAAAAACTATTAAAAATGCTATTTCTAGTGAGGCTACCGCTGTTTATTTAATCAGTGCTTTTGAAGGCATCAGAGGAATACGAAAACTATATGATAATGATAAAATTGTAGAGGAATATATTCTAGGTTTATCCTTATACATTAACCAAATAAAAGCATAA
- a CDS encoding SDR family oxidoreductase produces MKLADKVVIVTGSSKGIGKEIAILLAENNAKVIVNYANSETEANETVNTIINRSGSAFAIKADVSKRKEVTHLFDKTIELYGKVDVLVNNAGVMNSKKLKDITENDFDHHFNVNVKGVYNTLQEAESKLADNGNIINISSSTVKLMLPTYAIYSATKAAVEQITRVFSKEIGRGISVNALAPGPTETELFLTGKSPEFIKTLSGMNAFNRLAKPIDIARVVLFLASDDSKWVSGQVIGANGAMV; encoded by the coding sequence ATGAAACTAGCAGACAAAGTTGTAATTGTAACAGGATCATCAAAAGGAATTGGGAAAGAAATAGCAATACTCTTAGCCGAAAATAATGCTAAAGTAATTGTAAACTATGCCAATAGTGAAACCGAAGCCAATGAAACCGTAAATACCATCATTAATAGAAGTGGTTCTGCTTTTGCCATAAAGGCAGACGTTAGTAAAAGGAAAGAAGTAACACATTTGTTCGATAAAACAATTGAGCTTTACGGAAAAGTAGACGTTTTAGTTAACAATGCTGGTGTTATGAATTCTAAAAAACTGAAAGACATTACAGAAAATGATTTTGACCATCATTTTAATGTAAATGTTAAAGGCGTATACAATACGTTACAAGAAGCAGAAAGTAAACTTGCCGATAATGGTAATATAATTAACATCTCATCGAGTACCGTAAAACTAATGTTACCAACTTACGCTATTTACTCTGCCACAAAAGCGGCTGTAGAGCAAATAACACGTGTATTTTCTAAAGAAATTGGTAGAGGAATTTCGGTAAACGCCCTTGCTCCTGGCCCAACAGAAACCGAATTATTTTTAACAGGTAAATCGCCAGAATTTATAAAAACACTTAGTGGTATGAATGCTTTTAACAGATTAGCAAAACCTATAGATATTGCTCGTGTTGTTTTATTTTTAGCCAGTGATGATTCTAAATGGGTTTCTGGTCAAGTTATTGGCGCAAACGGAGCTATGGTTTAG